Proteins encoded together in one bacterium window:
- the dprA gene encoding DNA-processing protein DprA: MSVVLESESEKTALLNLYSLEGVGSGTLIRLVERFGSAEAVFRQSEAQHQTVPRIPAVVVSRIRAASPDHSTGAQLFSQAAERGIEIRTYWDTNYPPKLRELETDAPAILFIRGTFEADVRRLAVVGTRSATAYGKRVVRDLVLGIRASGIHIVSGLASGIDGSAHEAALEAGLPTEAVFGCGVDRIYPPANTALANRILAAGGGLISEFPLGATPDRHHFPQRNRVIAGLSQGTLVVEAGARSGALITALLAVEYGREVMAVPGAVTNPKAGGCHSLIKNGAALIETADDILQLLEMPQAMAGKAQSVQVPLELSRPESDLMKVLDATEATHIDAIAQSAGMPVGEALGQLLLLELKGAIKQLPGKYFVRA; encoded by the coding sequence ATGAGTGTAGTACTCGAATCTGAATCGGAGAAGACCGCCCTTCTCAATCTCTATTCGCTGGAGGGTGTGGGTTCGGGCACTCTGATCCGCCTTGTCGAGCGGTTCGGGTCAGCGGAAGCCGTCTTTCGTCAGTCGGAAGCGCAACATCAGACGGTTCCTCGCATTCCTGCCGTTGTGGTCTCGCGGATTCGAGCGGCTTCCCCCGACCATTCGACGGGAGCACAGTTGTTCTCGCAGGCCGCGGAGCGCGGGATCGAGATTCGCACCTACTGGGATACGAATTATCCGCCGAAGCTGCGTGAACTGGAAACCGACGCACCGGCGATTCTGTTCATCCGCGGGACATTCGAGGCGGACGTGCGGCGATTGGCGGTGGTGGGAACCCGTAGCGCGACCGCCTACGGCAAGCGAGTCGTGCGGGATCTGGTTCTGGGAATAAGGGCGAGCGGAATTCACATCGTGTCGGGCTTGGCGTCGGGAATTGACGGATCTGCTCACGAAGCCGCCCTCGAAGCGGGACTGCCGACGGAGGCCGTGTTCGGATGTGGCGTGGACCGGATCTATCCTCCCGCCAACACGGCCTTGGCAAACCGGATTCTGGCTGCGGGCGGAGGATTGATTTCCGAGTTTCCATTGGGTGCGACTCCCGATCGTCACCACTTTCCGCAGCGTAACCGGGTCATTGCCGGGCTTTCGCAGGGAACGCTGGTTGTTGAGGCGGGCGCGAGATCCGGCGCGCTGATCACCGCTCTGCTGGCCGTGGAATACGGACGGGAAGTGATGGCGGTTCCGGGAGCCGTGACGAATCCCAAGGCGGGGGGATGCCACAGCCTCATCAAGAACGGAGCGGCCCTGATCGAAACGGCCGATGATATTCTGCAGCTTCTCGAAATGCCTCAAGCCATGGCGGGAAAGGCGCAATCGGTTCAGGTACCGCTGGAACTCTCGCGGCCAGAATCAGACTTAATGAAGGTCCTCGATGCGACCGAAGCCACGCATATTGACGCTATCGCCCAGAGCGCAGGAATGCCCGTGGGCGAGGCTTTGGGACAGCTTCTTCTATTGGAGCTGAAGGGAGCCATCAAACAACTACCGGGGAAGTACTTTGTCCGAGCATGA